The Candidatus Methylomirabilis sp. DNA window GACGCCCGGGTAGGGGCGGGTCGCATCGAGGAGGTGGCTCGCATAGTGCTCCCGGAAGGTCAGGAGCCCCGCCTCCACCTCCGCCTCGGTCACCGGGCCCCGCTCTGCCGTCAGGGCCCGCGCGAGCAGCGGCCCGACCCCGTCCCCGACGAAGCCCGCCACGGTCTCGACGGAGAGGGGCGGCAGCCCCAGGCGGCCGAGGGCGTGGTTCACCGACGCGGTCAGGTCCAGGCGGGAGTCCACGAGCGTCCCGTCCAGGTCGAAGATGAGCAGGTCCACGCGCCGCCGCATCGGTCCCGGACCTCTCACCGAGTCCCGGACTCCAGGTACCGCCGCAGCCGCGTGAGCGCCTCTTCCAGGTTCGCCAGCGAGTTCGCGTAGGAGAAGCGGAGGTAGCCCTCCGCCCCGGACCCGAAGTCAATCCCGGGGGCCAGCCCCACGTGGGCCCGCTCCAGGATGTCGAAGGCCAGGCGCAGGGAGTCGGCCCCGAAGCGGCGAGCATCGGCGAGGATGTAGAAGGCGCCCGTGGGCTCGTGGCGGACGGCGAAGCCGAGGGCCCGGTGGCC harbors:
- a CDS encoding HAD hydrolase-like protein; amino-acid sequence: MRRRVDLLIFDLDGTLVDSRLDLTASVNHALGRLGLPPLSVETVAGFVGDGVGPLLARALTAERGPVTEAEVEAGLLTFREHYASHLLDATRPYPGVPEALQALSHKAMAVATNKPQGYALTILEGLGLHHH